The following proteins come from a genomic window of Nitrospira sp.:
- a CDS encoding Chaperone protein DnaJ — translation MAPTRTHYDNLKVARDAPPEVIRAAYRTLSQKFHPDRNLGNSEAVRIMAIINASYEVLSDPDKRREHDQWIKEVEAASHVKMEAGQAIHSTTQPQDSIAPPVLLRLVLPVFNLVKGLVMWAFSYMIGIAILVGVVWITLSGLLEALLTSSVEKARHLLLKFARSELVRQTL, via the coding sequence ATGGCTCCGACTCGTACTCATTACGACAATCTCAAGGTGGCACGCGATGCGCCGCCCGAGGTCATCCGTGCGGCATACAGAACTCTTTCCCAAAAGTTCCATCCGGACAGAAACCTGGGCAACTCTGAGGCGGTCCGAATCATGGCGATTATCAATGCCTCATACGAAGTCTTATCGGACCCAGATAAACGACGTGAGCATGATCAATGGATCAAAGAAGTAGAAGCTGCAAGCCATGTTAAGATGGAGGCAGGTCAGGCTATTCATAGTACTACTCAACCTCAGGATTCCATTGCTCCACCCGTTTTACTGAGACTTGTTCTACCCGTATTTAATTTGGTCAAAGGGCTCGTTATGTGGGCGTTCTCCTACATGATCGGCATCGCCATCTTAGTGGGCGTTGTCTGGATTACGTTGTCTGGATTATTGGAAGCGCTATTGACCTCTTCGGTGGAAAAAGCTCGCCACCTCCTGCTAAAATTCGCTCGTTCTGAGCTTGTGCGTCAGACGCTCTAG